One halophilic archaeon DL31 genomic region harbors:
- a CDS encoding hypothetical protein (KEGG: hla:Hlac_3177 hypothetical protein), with the protein MGWFGKQVEDAIRNILTDIKEALLGFANDIFEALLNPIVGVPAPESNSRYIVVGTPENAPWQSLYADFYLQYILPLTIMLLIVGFAYIGLRSGSISPYRRKRLLRRIGLVFMGSFVWFPLVSIPLQFVDAIGLTLAPINDMSAGFGSLIESGVGGLFVVLAMALVSNFLLIVAALVYGLRWLGILVLTPLMPLLGVFWALDVWPLSPASEIARRAAGIYPGLVLAGLPAAVLFRIGWQMNLTASADGLFSLFLGLVLIPAACLASIMTVYWSAPAVQTIARQGARKTNPVAAASAAKSGTGKSVRGARNVHRGYAQNKAGPVTKSGQSQLGSGDSNAYTLGSSAQSAKGHAGRYNNLRQSKTGRMRDKAKEDARRTSQAAKARSKQAFKNTKETVSRW; encoded by the coding sequence ATGGGATGGTTCGGAAAGCAGGTCGAGGACGCCATCAGGAACATCCTCACGGACATCAAAGAGGCGCTCCTCGGGTTCGCGAACGACATTTTCGAGGCGCTTCTCAACCCAATTGTCGGCGTCCCTGCACCGGAATCCAACTCCCGATACATCGTCGTCGGCACTCCCGAGAATGCACCATGGCAGAGCCTCTACGCGGATTTCTATCTCCAGTATATCCTGCCGTTGACGATAATGTTACTCATCGTCGGGTTCGCGTACATCGGTCTCCGGTCCGGTTCGATCAGTCCCTATCGGCGAAAGCGGCTCCTCAGGCGCATCGGGCTCGTGTTCATGGGTTCGTTCGTCTGGTTCCCACTCGTATCGATCCCGCTCCAGTTCGTCGATGCGATCGGACTCACACTTGCTCCAATCAACGATATGTCGGCGGGGTTCGGGAGTCTCATCGAGTCTGGTGTCGGTGGCCTCTTCGTCGTTCTCGCCATGGCTCTCGTTTCGAACTTCCTACTTATCGTCGCTGCCCTCGTCTACGGTCTCCGCTGGCTGGGCATCCTCGTGCTAACGCCATTGATGCCGTTACTCGGCGTCTTCTGGGCACTCGACGTGTGGCCACTCAGTCCGGCCTCGGAGATCGCACGCCGCGCAGCCGGCATCTATCCAGGACTCGTGCTTGCGGGACTTCCTGCTGCAGTCCTTTTCAGAATCGGCTGGCAGATGAATCTCACAGCGAGTGCAGATGGCCTCTTCTCCCTGTTCCTTGGACTCGTGCTCATCCCAGCGGCGTGTCTCGCCTCGATTATGACCGTCTACTGGTCTGCCCCTGCGGTTCAGACAATTGCTCGGCAGGGAGCGCGCAAAACGAATCCGGTGGCTGCCGCCTCAGCAGCGAAATCAGGCACGGGAAAATCTGTTCGTGGTGCCCGGAACGTGCATCGGGGATACGCCCAGAACAAAGCTGGCCCGGTGACGAAAAGCGGACAGTCCCAACTTGGGAGTGGCGACTCGAACGCATACACACTTGGGTCCTCTGCCCAGTCCGCGAAAGGCCACGCAGGTCGCTACAACAACCTGCGGCAGTCCAAAACAGGCCGAATGCGCGACAAGGCGAAAGAAGATGCTCGTCGGACGTCACAGGCGGCGAAAGCTCGGTCGAAACAGGCGTTCAAGAACACAAAAGAGACGGTCTCACGGTGGTGA
- a CDS encoding hypothetical protein (KEGG: hla:Hlac_3178 hypothetical protein), protein MNDTTDASSHDRRIGRRTVLSGLTGTLVALAGCSSSPSETKSPSSETSPPPGSESDAFERVAMTETALVVELASDTDADSVNLINPNGEMNSLQRVQEGATQVTFQLLGETEDGYTPGEYHVVAVAGDKTIGETTISLEPQVTITDVIWAQNNPDMDWEKSGSAWQQFAALTVKNTGNAPTYLTAVEWRNSPQAKVSASETVTTNLNRLLSPGETTIYTTTPVYQTEDPTGVYGAIECSELETDTLTVTGTLQAGANPSYSQTIEYGGEKYACDLTIIDGGPTDSAQTASNGSDS, encoded by the coding sequence ATGAACGACACGACAGACGCATCCAGCCACGACAGGCGTATTGGCCGTCGAACAGTTCTCAGTGGGCTCACCGGGACCCTCGTCGCACTCGCTGGCTGTTCTTCATCGCCATCCGAGACAAAGAGCCCGAGCTCCGAGACATCGCCACCGCCTGGAAGTGAGAGCGACGCTTTCGAGCGAGTTGCGATGACCGAGACTGCTCTCGTCGTCGAACTCGCCAGCGATACTGATGCTGATTCGGTCAATCTCATCAACCCGAACGGCGAGATGAACTCACTCCAGCGGGTCCAAGAAGGAGCGACACAGGTAACATTTCAGCTACTCGGGGAAACCGAAGACGGGTACACCCCCGGAGAGTACCATGTCGTCGCCGTCGCTGGCGACAAAACTATCGGTGAAACGACGATCTCCTTGGAGCCCCAGGTCACGATCACGGATGTCATCTGGGCACAGAATAACCCGGACATGGACTGGGAGAAGAGCGGTTCAGCTTGGCAACAATTCGCCGCTCTCACTGTCAAGAATACGGGCAATGCACCAACGTATCTCACGGCAGTAGAGTGGCGCAATTCACCGCAGGCAAAGGTATCTGCGTCGGAGACAGTGACGACCAACCTGAACCGGCTTCTGTCACCCGGAGAGACGACCATCTACACGACGACGCCTGTCTATCAGACAGAAGACCCGACCGGTGTTTACGGAGCTATTGAGTGCAGTGAGTTGGAGACGGATACGCTCACCGTCACGGGAACCCTCCAAGCTGGAGCGAATCCGTCGTACTCACAGACGATCGAGTATGGTGGAGAGAAATACGCATGTGATCTAACCATCATCGACGGCGGCCCAACTGATTCGGCTCAAACGGCGTCGAACGGGAGTGATTCCTGA